The Pleuronectes platessa chromosome 10, fPlePla1.1, whole genome shotgun sequence genome contains a region encoding:
- the LOC128449607 gene encoding matrilin-2: MRILALGLVCLFCCNAVRVERRRPRPIMSRRKNETDVQSKAAQNSCKAIPLDFVFVIDSSRSIRPNDYEKVKTFIINVIQFLTIGPDATRVGLLQYGSVVQPEFSLNNYTNKAEVEQAVRNMEHLASGTMTGLAIQYTMETAFTEEEGARPTNLHIPRIAMIVTDGRPQDTVEEPAAQARQVGIQIFAIGVGRVDMNTLKAIGSEPHSEHVHLVANFSQIETLISVFQSKLCGVSEMCEVVDHQCQHICVSSPASYRCQCREGFILNPDGKTCTEIDHCADGTHGCEQEFINTNDSCVCKCRKGYTLNPDGKTCKNTDHCAYGKHGCEHDFMNTEDSCVCKCREGYTLRPDGKTCQSLDLCQTVDHGCEHQCVSTTDSCVCRCFEGYILAEDGKSCKKPECGHGVMDLVFVIDGSKSLGPANFELVKHFVNGIVDSLDISKTGTHVGLLQYSTKVCTQFTLGQYTTAQDVKQAVARMQYMGRGSMTGSALRHMFEFSFSVKEGARPNTPRVTVVFTDGRSQDDVSEWATKAKNSGITMYALGVGKAIEQELREIASEPDEKHFYYAEDFEKMGEIKKKLKSRICKDKPADENMCQCENVIMFQNQVTEKLKNLFQNIETMSEKLEKLENQVVHK; this comes from the exons ATGAGGATCCTGGCCCTCGGCCTCGTCTGCCTGTTTTGCTGTAATGCAGTTCGGGTTGAGAGGCGTCGTCCCAGACCAATCATGTCCAGAAGGAAGAATGAGACTGATGTCCAAAGCAAAGCAGCAC AGAACTCTTGCAAGGCCATCCCACTGGATTTTGTCTTTGTCATCGACAGCTCCAGAAGCATCCGTCCCAACGACTATGAGAAGGTCAAAACCTTCATCATCAACGTGATTCAGTTCCTCACGATTGGCCCTGATGCGACACGGGTTGGTCTGCTTCAGTATGGCAGCGTGGTCCAGCCTGAGTTCTCCCTCAACAACTACACCAATAAGGCGGAAGTGGAGCAGGCAGTGAGGAACATGGAGCACCTTGCCTCAGGGACTATGACCGGTCTGGCCATCCAGTACACCATGGAAACTGCCTtcacagaggaagagggagcaCGGCCGACAAACCTGCACATCCCACGAATTGCTATGATTGTGACTGATGGGAGGCCACAGGACACGGTAGAGGAGCCTGCAGCTCAGGCGAGGCAGGTTGGCATCCAGATCTTTGCTATCGGAGTGGGCAGGGTGGATATGAACACCCTGAAGGCCATAGGGAGCGAGCCTCACTCTGAGCATGTTCACCTGGTGGCCAACTTCAGCCAGATAGAAACCCTCATCTCTGTGTTCCAGTCCAAACTGTGTGGAG TTTCAGAGATGTGTGAGGTTGTGGACCATCAGTGCCAACATATCTGTGTGAGCAGCCCTGCTTCGTACCGGTGCCAGTGCAGGGAAGGGTTCATCCTAAACCCTGATGGAAAGACATGTACAG AAATTGATCACTGTGCTGACGGCACCCATGGCTGTGAGCAGGAGTTTATTAACACCAACGACTcctgtgtgtgtaaatgcagaAAAGGCTACACACTCAACCCTGACGGAAAAACTTGCAAGA ATACTGATCACTGTGCTTATGGGAAACATGGCTGTGAGCACGACTTCATGAACACTGAAgattcatgtgtgtgtaaatgcagaGAAGGATACACACTGCGACCTGATGGcaaaacatgtcaga GTCTGGATCTATGTCAGACTGTGGACCATGGCTGTGAACATCAGTGTGTCAGCACCACTGACTCTTGCGTCTGCAGATGTTTTGAAGGATATATCTTGGCTGAGGATGGGAAGAGCTGTAAAA agCCAGAGTGTGGCCATGGAGTCATGGATCTGGTTTTTGTGATCGATGGCTCGAAGAGTCTGGGCCCTGCCAACTTCGAGCTTGTGAAACACTTTGTAAACGGCATTGTGGACTCGCTGGACATTTCCAAGACAGGCACACACGTCGGCCTTCTTCAGTATTCCACCAAAGTCTGCACCCAGTTCACCCTGGGCCAGTACACCACAGCGCAGGACGTCAAACAGGCTGTGGCCCGGATGCAGTACATGGGGAGAGGTTCTATGACGGGCTCAGCCCTACGTCACATGTTTGAGTTCAGCTTTTCAGTCAAAGAGGGTGCCAGGCCAAACACTCCACGTGTCACTGTTGTGTTCACTGATGGGAGATCACAGGATGATGTCTCTGAATGGGCGACTAAAGCAAAGAACTCTG GGATCACCATGTATGCCTTGGGTGTTGGAAAAGCCATTGAGCAGGAGCTGAGAGAAATAGCCTCTGAGCCTGATGAAAAGCATTTTTACTATGCAGAGGATTTTGAAAAGATGGGAGAAATTAAAAAGAAGCTCAAATCCAGGATATgtaaag ACAAACCAGCTGATGAAAACATGTGCCAGTGTGAGAACGTGATCATGTTTCAAAACCAGGTCACTGAGAAGCTGAAGAACCTATTCCAGAATA TTGAGACCATGTCCGAAAAGCTGGAGAAACTGGAGAATCAAGTTGTGCACAAATAA
- the LOC128449608 gene encoding 2-iminobutanoate/2-iminopropanoate deaminase, with the protein MAALIRRIISTSRAPAAIGPYSQAVVVDRTVYISGQLGMDPASCEMVEGCVQAQTRQALENMGEILKAAGCGYENVVKTTVLLADMNDFTNVNNVYKQFFSSNYPARAAYQVAALPRGGLVEIEAIAVLGPLSTVS; encoded by the exons ATGGCTGCATTGATCAGGAGGATTATCAGCACATCCAGAGCTCCTGCTGCTATCGGCCCGTACAG ccaAGCAGTGGTGGTAGATCGGACAGTGTACATCTCGGGACAGCTGGGCATGGATCCTGCCAGTTGTGAGATGGTGGAAGGTTGTGTTCAGGCTCAGACCAGACAG GCTCTTGAAAATATGGGTGAAATCCTTAAAGCTGCTGGCTGCGGTTATGAGAATG TTGTCAAAACCACAGTGCTCCTCGCTGACATGAACGACTTCACTAATGTCAACAATGTTTACAAGCAGT TCTTCAGCAGTAACTACCCAGCCAGAGCTGCCTACCAGGTTGCTGCACTCCCGAGG GGTGGACTGGTTGAGATTGAAGCAATTGCTGTTTTGGGCCCTCTGTCCACTGTTTcctaa
- the LOC128449885 gene encoding skin secretory protein xP2 — protein sequence MGCSSSSAQTVDQEKRPGTKPEESNGDTAGVRNGIIAEDAQTIEDQMQLPVQTALPDDLQPGTDDEAEAVLVALEAQEDLGSGEDLLAAMDPQPEPAAPEEPALEAPASAPAEISPKAEAAVVALEALTPGEEAAPVETVVTEATPEVKEESPNVDSVVLEQAEAPAFVEEVSVVPAEASPEPSTPAIEPVSEPAEALVVVEEAAPEVAEAPAEVFSPVEAEAPPDHAGAVSPVATPTESSGESSAPAPTEAAAPGEAVEPAEAAAPAPNEAAAPAPTEAAAPGEAVEPAEAAAPAPNEAAAPAPTEAAAPGKAVEPAEAAAPEPNEAAAPTEAAAPAPTEAAAPAPTEAPVPAPTEAPVPAPTEAAAPAPAEPTEAAAPAPTEAPVPAPTEAAAPAPTEAPVPAPTEAPVPAPTEAASPAPTEAAAPGEAVEPTEASAPSGSSAPVEAAEPVIDTEIAAATIPEMPPLSPVTDKASTGTQPAATAPPAVSKLPAEVAPEALPATVTSECKVDNAAVAPVADPAPETALSVVSETGATESKSTKEG from the exons ATGGGGTGCTCCTCATCCAGTGCACAGACTGTGGATCAAGAGAAAAGACCAGGTACAAAGCCAGAGGAGAGCAATGGAGACACAGCAG GAGTCAGAAATGGTATCATCGCAGAAGATGCACAAACCATCGAGGACCAGATGCAGCTGCCTGTGCAGACTGCTTTACCAGATGATCTTCAACCAGGAACTGATGATGAGGCAGAGGCTGTGTTAGTGGCCCTGGAGGCCCAGGAGGATCTTGGCTCTGGAGAGGACCTTCTGGCTGCTATGGATCCACAGCCAGAACCTGCTGCTCCTGAAGAGCCAGCTCTAGAGGCTCCAGCTTCTGCTCCAGCAGAAATCTCCCCTAAAGCTGAGGCTGCTGTTGTGGCCTTGGAGGCATTAACCCCAGGGGAGGAAGCTGCTCCTGTAGAAACTGTAGTGACTGAGGCCACACCTGAGGTCAAAGAGGAGTCTCCCAATGTTGATTCTGTTGTATTGGAGCAGGCAGAGGCCCCTGCATTTGTTGAGGAGGTTTCTGTTGTGCCGGCTGAGGCCTCCCCTGAACCCTCTACCCCTGCTATTGAACCTGTATCTGAGCCAGCAGAGGCCCTAGTAGTGGTGGAGGAGGCAGCACCTGAGGTCGCTGAGGCTCCTGCAGAAGTGTTTTCTCCTGTGGAGGCAGAGGCTCCACCTGACCATGCAGGAGCAGTGTCTCCTGTAGCAACACCAACTGAATCCTCAGGCGAAAgttcagcaccagcaccaactgagGCTGCAGCACCAGGCGAAGCTGTAGAACCAGCTGAGgctgcagcaccagcaccaaatgaggctgcagcaccagcaccaactgagGCTGCAGCACCAGGCGAAGCTGTAGAACCAGCTGAGgctgcagcaccagcaccaaatgaggctgcagcaccagcaccaactgagGCTGCAGCACCAGGCAAAGCTGTAGAACCAGCTGAGGCTGCAGCACCAGAACCAAATGAGGCTGCAGCACCAACTGAGgctgcagcaccagcaccaactgaggctgcagcaccagcaccaactgagGCTCCAGTACCAGCCCCAACTGAGGCTCCAGTACCAGCACCAACTGAGgctgcagcaccagcaccagctgag ccaactgaggctgcagcaccagcaccaactgaggccccagtaccagcaccaactgaggctgcagcaccagcaccaactgagGCCCCAGTACCAGCACCAACTGAGGCCCCAGTACCAGCACCAACTGAGGCTGCATCACCAGCACCAACTGAGGCTGCAGCCCCAGGCGAAGCTGTAGAACCAACTGAGGCTTCAGCACCAAGTGGATCTTCAGCTCCTGTAGAGGCTGCAGAGCCTGTAATAGACACTGAGATTGCTGCAGCCACTATTCCAGAGATGCCTCCATTATCTCCTGTCACAGATAAAGCCAGCACTGGGACTCAGCCAGCTGCTACTGCCCCACCAGCCGTTTCAAAGCTGCCCGCAGAAGTAGCCCCTGAAGCTTTACCAGCAACTGTGACCTCTGAGTGCAAGGTGGACAACGCAGCTGTAGCCCCTGTGGCTGACCCAGCCCCTGAAACAGCATTATCAG TGGTGTCTGAAACAGGAGCTACAGAGAGCAAGAGCACCAAAGAAGGTTGA
- the pop1 gene encoding ribonucleases P/MRP protein subunit POP1: MSAAKVKMRAKKLRDQPTSVMYPSSPVTVESSTQNGGDARDTGATGGDGATGGDDPSDVKLPVERQKNRHQRDGWVRGHQKDGAVYAKDMSKYISGGAFARARAAEVKTMLKAVNRTTGSCHVFGALPKHMRRRAMGHNVKRLPRRLRDVANRMHKKSLQAGSKKKKEQTKSKSRKARRRHGNLLLEFNRRQRKNIWLETHIWHAKRFHMVKKWGYCLGDRPTYKCYRPCYRAMSTHCLLQDLSYHCCIELQGEEDNMLACLSQLTSKEAGPTFAAALCILGRRQGSVVVYRAGLYPSQPLGPVTFLWRPRTQGSTHRQLWIWAHPSIKQDLLSELQGVCQCFEAVVPPVVPVVTPAEVVPSLEPELQSEKTPEATQTLRTKRKRNCKDSSEPPAKKILGDGTRSPTTPVTWRSSSTGIVINDLTMEIVRYRLIGPQAHSVLAETLEAASVCDEINKSQPSSLWWPEHCKDESKMNLHQQQADIFHILKDIYSTGELPSGTVLGLTVDDPRLTLPTKKVKALPCVKSTQDVDEERMKELVLRGVPDHCCQSFLWEQSVRDNVTDNKMSEQELNRMRSEVLVPGSRLSPTPLQGRVPILLVHQPGKQVGHEMTSWGAGWDLLLPKGWGMAFWIPLVYRGVRIGGLNMSLKHSQNKGTPHFPHDYPDCPAGVRFQEEQETELLDKFKRRPPAKRTNFVKHGCLAPFRCPWQQLAEEWELITKEGRVEEKRDDQTQTTTNTDTVMEEEMTSHLTVTKTQSCITVLRNRKSLKLLSGWCRPTTSKGQRSCRVGQVPPLSSSAVSLFLTEHGVSLVWVRLSLLSKGKPELHAMVCVPVPEDLKLLSKKSDSNCPQEPLHRNHFKSRIKRRNKGSKKAATSSSSTDKTEGKGSDLPSASVPKLTTSTEDPQSSSESSTDLIFGLWPDPLPSITSHCSRVSLGWVTQGDFSLSAGCGEALGFVSVAGLLNTLLNQPMEHRGMVLLRNPASLHYRFAKINIEV, translated from the exons ATGTCCGCTGCTAAAGTGAAGATGCGGGCGAAGAAGCTGAGGGACCAGCCCACCAGTGTGATGTACCCGTCCTCTCCCGTGACTGTGGAGAGCAGCACACAGAACGGAGGAGATGCCCGGGACACTG GTGCAACTGGAGGTGATGGTGCAACTGGAGGTGATGATCCATCTGACGTGAAGTTACCTGTAGAGAGGCAGAAGAACCGTCACCAGCGGGATGGGTGGGTCCGTGGACACCAGAAAGATGGAGCCGTCTACGCCAAAGACATGTCCAAGTACATCTCTG GTGGGGCTTTTGCGAGGGCCAGGGCAGCAGAGGTGAAAACCATGTTAAAAGCTGTCAACAGGACAACAGGCAGCTGCCATGTGTTTGGAGCCCTGCCTAAACACATGAGGAGACGGGCCATGGGCCACAACGTAAAGCGGCTCCCTCGCAGACTGAGAGATGTGGCCAACAGAATG CATAAGAAAAGCCTCCAGGCTggctcaaagaagaagaaggaacagACAAAGAGCAAGAGCCGTAAGGCGCGCCGCCGGCATGGAAACCTGCTGCTTGAGTTCAACCGGCGTCAGAGGAAGAACATATGGCTGGAGACGCACATTTGGCACGCCAAGCGCTTCCACATGGTTAAAAAGTGGGGATACTGCCTCGGGGACAGACCCACGTACAAATGTTACCGCCCGTGCTATAGAGCCATGAGCACCCACTGTTTGCTGCAG GACCTTTCATATCACTGCTGCATAGAGCTtcagggagaggaagacaatATGCTGGCATGTCTGTCACAACTGACCAGCAAGGAAGCTG GTCCTACATTTGCCGCAGCCCTGTGTATATTAGGGCGAAGACAGGGCagtgtggtggtgtacagagcggGACTTTACCCCTCGCAGCCATTGGGCCCTGTTACCTTTCTCTGGAGACCCCGTACACAGGGCTCAACTCACAGACAGTTGTGGATCTGGGCTCATCCCTCTATTAAACAG GACCTTCTCTCTGAATTACAAGGGGTGTGCCAGTGTTTTGAGGCTGTCGTCCCTCCAGTTGTGCCTGTGGTTACACCTGCTGAGGTTGTTCCCAGCCTAGAGCCAGAGCTTCAATCTGAAAAGACCCCTGAGGCCACACAGACCCTCAGGACCAAGAGAAAGCGGAACTGTAAGGATTCCAGTGAACCTCCTGCCAAAAAGATCCTGGGAGATGGAACTAGATCTCCCACCACCCCGGTCACATGGAGGTCCAGCTCAACTGGAATAGTCATAAA TGATCTCACAATGGAGATTGTACGCTATCGCCTGATTGGACCACAGGCCCATTCTGTTCTCGCAGAAACTTTAGAAGCTGCTTCAGTCTGTGAT GAAATTAATAAATCCCAGCCATCCTCCCTTTGGTGGCCTGAGCACTGCAAAGATGAAAGCAAGATGAATCTGCATCAACAACAAGCTGACATCTTTCATATACTGaaag ACATCTATTCAACTGGAGAGCTCCCCTCAGGCACAGTGCTGGGTCTGACTGTAGATGACCCCAGGCTGACTTTACCCACCAAGAAGGTTAAAGCTTTGCCCTGTGTAAAGTCGACACAAG ATGTGGATGAGGAGAGGATGAAAGAGCTTGTGCTGCGAGGAGTACCAGACCACTGTTGTCAGAGTTTCTTGTGGGAGCAGTCTGTGCGAGACAACGTCACTGATAACAAGATGTCAGAGCAG GAGTTGAACCGTATGAGAAGCGAGGTGCTGGTGCCGGGCTCCAGGCTGAGCCCCACTCCCCTACAGGGTAGAGTCCCCATCCTCCTGGTTCACCAGCCTGGCAAGCAGGTGGGACATGAAATGACCTCCTGGGGTGCTGGATGGGACCTGCTGCTTCCTAAAGGCTGGGGCATGGCATTCTGGATTCCACTG GTGTACAGAGGGGTTCGCATCGGTGGACTGAATATGAGTCTGAAACACTCTCAGAATAAAGGAACCCCTCACTTCCCCCATGATTACCCAGACTGTCCAGCGGGCGTTCGTTTTCAGGAAGAGCAAGAGACCGAGCTCCTGGACAAGTTCAAGAG GCGTCCACCCGCCAAAAGGACCAATTTCGTTAAACATGGCTGTCTGGCCCCGTTCCGTTGCCCGTGGCAACAGCTGGCCGAGGAGTGGGAGCTTATCACAAAGGAAggaagagtggaggagaaaagagacgaCCAGACccaaaccacaacaaacaccGACACTGTTATGGAGGAAGAGATGACATCACATCTCACTGTGACAAAGACCCAGAGCTGCATAACTGTACTGAg GAACAGAAAGTCTTTGAAGCTGCTCTCTGGTTGGTGCAGGCCCACAACAtctaaaggtcagaggtcgtgcCGTGTCGGCCAGGTGCCGcctctcagctcctcagctGTGAGCTTGTTTCTCACAGAGCATGGAGTGAGTCTGGTGTGGGTACGTCTGTCTTTGCTGTCGAAGGGCAAACCAGAGCTCCATGCTATGGTGTGTGTGCCAGTCCCAGaggacctgaagctgctgagcaAGAAGTCTGACAGCAACTGCCCCCAGGAGCCACTGCACAGAAACCACTTCAAAAGCAGAATCAAACGCAGAAACAAAGGCTCCAAGAAAGCTGCTACATCCTCTTCGTCCACTGATAAAACTGAGGGTAAGGGCTCAGACCTTCCCTCTGCCTCTGTACCAAAACTCACCACATCTACTGAAGATCCCCAATCATCTTCCGAGTCCTCCACAGATCTCATCTTTGGGCTGTGGCCAGATCCTCTGCCGAGCATCACCTCTCACTGCTCCAGAGTGTCTCTAGGCTGGGTTACGCAGGGGGACTTTTCCTTGTCTGCGGGCTGTGGGGAGGCTCTGGGGTTTGTCAGTGTCGCTGGTCTCCTCAACACCCTTCTCAACCAGCCGATGGAACACAGAGGAATGGTGCTGCTGCGCAACCCTGCCTCTCTGCATTACCGCTTCGCAAAAATCAACATAGAGGTCTGA